Proteins co-encoded in one Streptococcus ruminicola genomic window:
- a CDS encoding peptide ABC transporter substrate-binding protein — MEIKTLKRVGLGAVTLLSAATLAACGGNNSSSKSASKDINWFVPTEISTLDISKVTDTYSSIAIGNSGSNLLRVDKNGKLQPDLAKSVEVSEDGLTYTATLRDNLKWSDGSKLTAEDFVYTWQRLVDPKTASEYSYLASDAHVLNAEDIIAGKKSVDELGVKADGNKVIFTLSNPSPQFESLLSFANFMPQSKAFVEKAGDQYGTTSDKALYSGPYTVKKWNGTNGNFTLVKNKYYWDAKDVKTKKVNVQTIKKPDTAVQMYKDGDLDTANISNTEATFKANKNRKDVVPVPEATTTYMVYNQTGTVTALNNTKIRQALNLATDREGIVKAAIDTGSKAATALAPTGLEKLPDGTDLAKYVSPGYSYDKKEATKLFKEGLAELGTDSVKLTITADSDAPVAKASVDYIKQTWEEALPGLKVEEKFVTFKQRLEDTKNQNFDVALVLWGGDYPEGSTFYGLFTTGSSYNYGKFSNADYDAAYQKAITTDALDPKAAADDYKAAEKALYDNALYNPIYFRSTKSLQNPDLKGLVRNSTGLSVDFTHAYKK; from the coding sequence ATGGAGATCAAAACTTTAAAACGTGTCGGTCTTGGGGCTGTCACATTGTTGTCTGCTGCTACACTAGCAGCATGTGGTGGAAATAATTCATCATCAAAATCTGCTAGCAAAGATATCAATTGGTTTGTACCAACTGAAATCAGCACACTTGATATTTCAAAAGTAACTGATACTTACTCATCAATTGCTATTGGTAACTCAGGAAGTAACCTTCTTCGAGTTGATAAAAATGGTAAATTGCAACCAGATTTGGCTAAAAGTGTTGAAGTTTCAGAAGATGGTTTGACATATACAGCTACTCTTCGTGATAACCTTAAATGGTCAGACGGAAGCAAATTGACTGCTGAAGACTTTGTTTACACATGGCAACGTCTTGTTGATCCAAAAACAGCTTCAGAATATTCATATCTTGCCTCAGACGCTCATGTCTTGAACGCTGAAGATATTATTGCAGGTAAAAAATCAGTTGATGAACTTGGTGTAAAAGCTGATGGAAACAAAGTTATCTTTACTTTGTCAAACCCTTCTCCACAATTTGAGAGCCTTCTATCATTTGCAAACTTCATGCCTCAAAGTAAAGCATTTGTTGAAAAAGCAGGCGACCAATACGGTACAACTTCAGATAAAGCATTGTATTCTGGTCCATACACTGTTAAAAAATGGAACGGTACAAACGGTAACTTCACACTTGTGAAAAACAAATACTACTGGGATGCTAAAGACGTTAAAACTAAGAAAGTAAACGTTCAAACAATCAAGAAACCAGATACAGCTGTTCAAATGTACAAAGATGGCGACCTTGATACAGCAAACATCTCAAATACAGAAGCAACATTTAAAGCTAACAAAAACCGTAAAGATGTTGTTCCAGTTCCAGAAGCAACTACAACTTACATGGTTTACAACCAAACTGGTACAGTGACTGCTTTGAATAACACTAAAATCCGTCAAGCTCTTAACTTGGCAACAGACCGTGAAGGTATCGTTAAAGCTGCCATCGATACTGGTTCAAAAGCTGCAACAGCTCTAGCACCAACAGGTCTTGAAAAACTTCCTGATGGAACTGACTTGGCTAAATACGTATCACCAGGTTACAGCTATGATAAGAAAGAAGCTACAAAACTCTTCAAAGAAGGTCTTGCAGAACTTGGTACTGATTCAGTTAAATTGACTATCACAGCTGACTCAGATGCTCCAGTTGCTAAAGCATCAGTTGACTATATCAAACAAACTTGGGAAGAAGCTCTTCCAGGATTGAAAGTCGAAGAAAAATTCGTTACTTTCAAACAACGTCTTGAAGATACTAAGAACCAAAACTTTGATGTTGCCCTTGTTCTTTGGGGTGGTGACTATCCAGAAGGATCTACATTCTACGGACTCTTTACTACTGGTTCATCATACAACTATGGTAAGTTCTCAAATGCAGATTATGATGCTGCCTACCAAAAAGCTATTACTACAGATGCTCTAGATCCTAAAGCTGCTGCTGATGATTATAAAGCCGCTGAAAAAGCTCTTTATGACAACGCACTTTATAACCCAATCTACTTCCGTAGTACAAAATCACTTCAAAATCCAGATCTTAAAGGTCTTGTCCGTAACTCAACAGGTTTGTCTGTAGACTTCACACACGCATACAAAAAATAA
- a CDS encoding peptide ABC transporter substrate-binding protein, translated as MESKSTWKRVGLGAVSLASVALLAACGGGNKTAANKNEINWYTPTEILTLDISKNTDQYSALAIGNSSSNLLRVDKKGEPKPDLAKSVEVSEDGLTYTATLRDGLKWSDGSDLTADDFVYTWQRMVDPKTASEYAYLAVESHLENADKINTGEISDLSQLGVKADGNKITFKLTSPCPQFKYYLAFSNFMPQKKAFVEKEGDKYATTSKDQIYSGPYTIKGWNGSDGSFTLVKNKYYWDAKNVKTEKVNLQAIKKADTAVQMYKNGELDTANISATSSIYKANKGNKDAVPVPEARMTYIVYNETGSVASLANEKIRQALNLATDRKGVVEAAIDTGSKPATALATPGLAKLTDGTDLSKYVEPGYKYDEKAAAKLFKEGLADLGTNSVKLTVTADSDDAVTKAAVDYIKQSWEEALPGLKIEEKFVTFKQRLEDTKNQNFEVALVSWGGDYPEGSTFYGLFSSASAYNYGKVSSPEFDQAYNKALTTDALDTDAAAADYKAAEKVLYEGAHYNPIYFRSTEWLQNPDLKNLVRNSTGLTVDFSHAYKK; from the coding sequence ATGGAAAGTAAATCAACTTGGAAACGTGTTGGTCTGGGAGCGGTTAGTTTGGCTTCTGTCGCTCTACTAGCAGCATGTGGGGGCGGAAATAAAACTGCAGCTAATAAAAACGAGATTAATTGGTACACACCGACTGAGATTTTGACACTGGATATCTCAAAAAATACTGACCAATATTCTGCGCTAGCAATTGGGAACTCATCAAGTAACCTACTTCGTGTAGATAAAAAAGGTGAACCAAAACCAGACTTGGCAAAAAGTGTCGAAGTTTCTGAGGATGGTTTGACATATACAGCGACTTTGCGTGATGGTTTGAAATGGTCAGACGGTAGTGACTTGACTGCTGATGATTTTGTCTACACATGGCAACGTATGGTTGATCCAAAGACAGCTTCAGAATACGCTTATTTAGCTGTTGAATCACATCTTGAAAATGCTGATAAGATTAATACTGGTGAAATCTCTGATTTGAGTCAACTTGGTGTTAAAGCTGATGGTAATAAAATTACCTTTAAGCTTACAAGTCCATGCCCACAATTTAAGTACTATCTAGCTTTTTCTAACTTTATGCCACAGAAAAAAGCATTTGTTGAAAAAGAAGGCGATAAATATGCTACAACTTCTAAAGACCAAATCTATTCTGGACCATATACTATCAAAGGCTGGAACGGAAGTGATGGCAGCTTTACTTTAGTTAAAAATAAATACTATTGGGATGCTAAGAACGTTAAGACTGAAAAAGTCAATCTTCAAGCAATCAAAAAAGCAGATACTGCCGTTCAAATGTACAAAAACGGTGAGCTTGATACCGCAAATATCTCAGCAACCTCATCAATCTATAAAGCTAATAAAGGAAACAAAGATGCTGTTCCAGTACCAGAAGCTCGAATGACTTACATCGTTTATAACGAAACGGGCTCAGTTGCCTCTCTTGCTAATGAAAAAATCCGTCAAGCACTTAACCTAGCGACTGACCGTAAAGGAGTTGTTGAAGCAGCTATCGATACAGGATCAAAACCAGCCACAGCTCTTGCAACACCAGGACTTGCTAAATTAACTGATGGTACTGACCTTTCTAAATACGTTGAACCAGGTTACAAGTACGACGAAAAAGCTGCCGCTAAATTATTTAAAGAAGGCTTAGCTGATCTTGGTACAAACTCAGTTAAATTGACAGTGACTGCTGATTCAGATGACGCTGTTACAAAAGCAGCTGTTGATTACATCAAACAAAGTTGGGAAGAAGCTCTTCCAGGATTGAAGATTGAAGAAAAATTTGTAACCTTCAAACAACGTCTTGAAGATACTAAAAACCAAAACTTTGAAGTTGCACTAGTTTCTTGGGGTGGAGATTATCCAGAAGGATCAACATTCTATGGTTTATTCTCATCAGCATCAGCTTACAACTATGGTAAAGTATCAAGCCCAGAATTTGACCAAGCTTATAACAAAGCTTTGACAACTGATGCTTTGGATACTGATGCAGCAGCAGCGGATTATAAAGCAGCTGAAAAAGTCCTTTACGAAGGTGCACACTACAATCCAATTTACTTCCGTAGTACTGAATGGCTTCAAAATCCAGATCTTAAAAACCTTGTTCGTAACTCAACAGGTCTAACAGTGGACTTTAGCCATGCTTATAAAAAGTAA